The DNA window CaaagtaaagtatataaattcAACCAAATTGTAGTAGAAGCGAATACGAGACAACAGTCAACCCATTGACACGGAGTAGCTAGCAATGGCCTTCCCCGTAAGTATCCTCCACACCATGTTCCCATTATCCAACCAATCAACCCATCCTTCACATCCTAGCAATCATAGAAAGAGCTGTGAGCTGCTACTGCAACTGGTCCTCTAGAGGATGTCGACACAGTTGAGGAGAGCAATGTTGATGAGAGCGCCCTGAGATAGTTAGATACCAGTCGGTTGAATAGTGTGAATGTGAAACTTACAGTAGGGGCATCAGTCTTGCAGCAGAAAGCGTCAGACTTGCAGTTGCTACCAAGGACCTGAACGGCGCAGCTCAGGATGCCGTTACAGCAGACCTGCTTGCTCTGGGCAGAGCAGACGGGCTTGTTGTTGCCGTTGTCGTGACCAGTGCGAGCCTCAATGTCGGCGGGAGCAGCAATGGCAGCGGCGGCCATGGCGAAGACAGCGGTGAAGGTAGAGAACTGCATTTTGAATAGAGTTGAAAGAGCTGGTTGTTTGTGGGAGTGAAGAGTGTTGGAAGATGCTGTTggaagatgatgttgattGTTGGTGGTGAGGAATTTGAGATTGAGAGGGAGGATAGTCGGGTCTTTATACTTGAGAGACTCTCACCAATGCACACTTTGACCCCCCAGCCATGTTTTCCCTTTCATGTTTCCTCGGGCATCATCATCTGGCTCACGATCCTCAACAGCATTCAGCTGAACCTGGGATCAGTGCACCCAGTGGAGACTGACTTGACTGCCCGCCTCGCCTTGTACTCTTCCCCCTTCCCCCCTGTTCATGATCTACCACACGGCAGATCCGGGCATGGTAAACCCCATGACATTAAGCTCAGATCATATTGCATTTCCATTAATTTACTAACAAGGTTAATTTATGCTTTAGTGTAGTAGCATCATTTGGATTATCCTACTCTGTACTATAAACAAACCGTAACTAAAATAGTTAGTCAAATCTTAAATCGAACACGGACAACTCCACGGCTTCGTTGACGATGCGGGCACGATAAACGCCCGCCCGCTAGAGCAACTACTTGAATAAACGCCCGTAATGTGGGGTTGAGCCTCAAAACAGAGCGCGGAAGAAAAACAACGTCTCGTCGGGTGATTCACTCCGGGATCGAAAAGTAGACATCGTCATAGAGCCTCATTTTTTTCCTTGATTGTCAAAGCGGCTAACTGCATTCAATACATGAGGCTCTTGGGAAGAGCTGCAGTCTCAGGCCTCAGAAATAACTTGAAATGTGACAACGGCAGGTTTGGACAGCAGATGAGATTACACAGCAGCAGTTATCGTACAGTAGAACCGTTGTCTGTCTTTTCGTGTAGTGGACTGACTCTTGTACTACACAGGGGACACCCTTGTCTAGCCACGTCGTCAACGACATGATGCCCATGACCTGCAGGCAGTTCTCATTCGATGTTTGTTTCTCTTATGGAGTCCATTGTCTGCATTATCGTGGAGCAGTAAATGAGCTGGAGCAAGTTGTTTTCCCTAATACGAAAGATCCACTTGTCATTGCTTCTTTGTCAACCCAACTCGTTCCTGGTTTGCGATATCCCGGCTTAGTTGCCGCTGTGGAACGTTATTTGTAAAAGGATCGGCAAAAGATGGCGGCATCTTGCAATGCCGATGGTCCGAAGTTGGGCGCGAGTCGCGAAATCATTGGTTCCCATGGAAGTTTACCCGAATCTTGTATCCTTGTTTTTGGGATGATGACCGTTGTAACGATCATCTACGAGTGCGTGCTGACTACATATTTACGAAAACTATGCCAAGTAAAGTACATCGCAAGAAATAACtgacagaaaaagaaatgtcGATGTAATTGCCGTTGCGCTTAATCATGGCTTTACCATTTCGTGTCTAGCTAGGCGAGCCCGTCCCTGGCGCATAAAACCTtgtaaaatattattttttaaaaaatagtTCTAGGCCAAAGTGGATAAAGTCGAACGTTTTTAACCGAAGCTGTGCTCAATCTAGCATAGAGCCCAACGGTCAAGACATACATGAGAGACGAAACTATCCAATGGTGGTGCATACCCTTGCCAATCTTCACCATACCTGGCCATTCCTTTACTAAACTGAGAAAAAGGAAGGGGAATATACGACAATGTCTCAGAGCCTTGTAAGTCTGATCCTCGCCGAGTCCCAGACCCAAAAGATCTGCAAACCACCTTCTTTGTTGAAGGGAGCCTCCGTTCCGCCACGGAGATTCCACTTGTCATTAATAACGAGTACTTTTCTACAGTAAATCATTGGGCCACGTCCTTGACCAAGAGCTACGCCAGTGTTCCCCCAGCCTCTAATACGCCGAGAACAAATTCGTCCAATGGGTGAACCTGGGTGTTTTGACGCAAGCCACTTGCGTTTTAAACTATTGAAATTCTCCGAAGATCTTTACCggaataataaataaatagtgtAGTCACTAGCCTAATATCGgatttatctatatagaaTCTATAATATGATCGGCGTTCCTGGTGTATCACGGCTGGTATCTAGATAGATAGTTACTGGTATGAGTCGTTGTAATTACATGAGTTGGCATGATAGGGGATAAAGCCACTGACGATGATCTTGAACGGTgaagagaagtggcttgcAATCATGCGACTTTGAAACAAAGAGTATTTCGTCGGTGTGATGAACAGGTTATACAACAGATTTGCTGGATGGAGTCTTGTTGGGAATAATTTTTTCAATTTGTTCACCGTTGACGATAATGTTGGTTTTCTATGATTAACCTTGATTAGTTGAGATCGCTGGTAACTTAGCACGAATCATGATTATGCGACATGTTGTAATGAGGGAGATGTCATgccaagaaaaaagaagtaAATGTGGCCAGCTGAAAGTTCAAAGTTTTGAGTCAGGGCGAAAAGTTGTCTTTCAGAGGCACAGATGAACAGGGGACGAAATGCAACATGACTAGTCAATTGACCGGTCCGGGTCGTCGCTTGACAGCTTTTTGAGTTGATGATTGTTGAGTAAACATTTATTCACATCTTATTTCAGGGAAGTGATGATTTTAGTTAAACATGTATGTGTGTTCCTTCACTTGGAAGACCGAGATGTTTATACACTAAGTAATAACACTATTTACTTTTGGCAATCTTCTATCCAAACAAATAGTTCGAGAAATAAATATCATGTAGTTACCCTAATGTGCTCATTAAGAATCCCACTGCGGTTCCGAAGTGGAC is part of the Fusarium poae strain DAOMC 252244 chromosome 4, whole genome shotgun sequence genome and encodes:
- a CDS encoding hypothetical protein (SECRETED:SignalP(1-18)), with translation MQFSTFTAVFAMAAAAIAAPADIEARTGHDNGNNKPVCSAQSKQVCCNGILSCAVQVLGSNCKSDAFCCKTDAPTGALINIALLNCVDIL